CTTTGCTTGCTTAAAGTAGTAAACCGCTGAAATCGATCTTCACTCACTGGCGAATTCAATTTTTTTTGCCTCGTATCATGCGTCTATTGCTGACCTGTTGCATGTGTATATATTGCCCGTGATTTGCAAGTCTTACAATCATTTTTGCAATTAATTGTAATACTGTGGAATATGATATACACTTGTTCGTTATGCTCTGATTTTTGCGTATAATGGTgtttgcagccaacaaatgTGGATACCGAAGATGATCTCGAGGACTGGTTGGAAAGCGAGCTGCTACCAGCTGGCGCGATAACCGTTCCCGAGGATCTGCATCTCCCGTCTAAAATACGATGGATAGTTAGCGACGGCGCAAATGTGGTTGAAAACCAGGTTCTAGCAACATTTTCTTTTGTCGAGAATGCCAGTGGCATTGGAAAGGAGCATGTTAAGTCGACAAACAGCGACGACGGCGTCGAGGTGGCTTCAATAGTTTCTGGACGTGAAGATACTGATACATCGCGgtcgttgccatcagaATCTGGTGACGCCTGCGTCTCCACAAAAGCATACGAGTTGGATGGACCATCGCACCGGAGCTCCTTGTCCAACACGCAGGCCGACACTACAGATTCCAAGGCTGTAATAtctgcactcaccaacggaTCACGCGGGGTATCTATTGAACTTGTCGGGAGGGCAACAGAGGGATCATTCGTGTTAAGGTCCGTCAGGCATGGCACACTCAGACACAGGGTCCCGACTGACACAGTCATCGAAGACTACTCAGCTGTGCTGGGGACTATCGAGAGCGTGCAATGTGAACATAGCGTCGTTATACACGGCCTCTGTGTCACCTGCTGTCAGGTGGTGGATGACGCAAGCACAAAACGGCGCCAAGACGTGGCACCAGGGAATTCAAAAAGGCAGTCTCCGGGTGATAAACCGTCTGATGCGCCCGAGATGGTGGTGCCAGGTTTCATCACCAATAATAACGCGGTACTCGTGGACGCCAAAATGTCCAACGAGATGGAACTCATGGAGCTTCTCAGGTTGCTTCGGAAAAAGAAGTTATGCCTGGTGTTGGATCTTGACAACACATTGATCCATTCGTCGTGCGCGAAGCCGCCTGACGACATCGATATCCCCTTCATAGACATGTATAGCCGATCGCAAGGTTACAAGTTGCACTTCGACAGCGAGGAAGATAATAGGCGATACGAAGCTGAACTTGAAAGTTCGATTCTGATCACTCGCACGCTTAATGAACAGGATGGCCGTTTCTTCGTCAACTACTACAAGCTTAGACCTGGAGTATACGAATTCCTGCGCAATGCGTCGGAAAGATACGAGCTGTACCTCTTTACTATGGGTACACGGACACACGCACAAGCGGCTCTAAGGATTTTGGATCCCAAAGGCCTATTGTTTGGCTCCCGCGTGTTCAGCAGATCCGAAACTAACAACAGCTACAAGTCGCTCTGCCGTATCTTCCCCAATTATCGTAATTTGCTACTGATACTGGATGATTCGGAGCATATTTGGATGAACCCCCCCGGGTTGATTAAGGTTTACCCATACTACTATTTCACAGACATGTCGTTGATAAGGAACAGAGATTCTCGAAACCTAGGTCGTGTATCGGCGGCTCTGCAGGCGCATTGCAACTATTCCAACTACGTGTGGCATTCCCTTATTATGGAAATATGGAATGAATCCGAATCGCGGGAGCGAGTCACTCGGGATGACGACGGCTTCACGATCCCCATGAACCTTAAGATGCCAAAGAAACGCAGCCCAAGTTTCCGGTACAACAACCTGCTTATAGCTAATTGCAGGCCATCTAACATATATCGCGACACTGCGGGCGCTGATAGCGCATCCGTAACCCAAAGGTTATCAGATTCCGCGGCTGCTAGGGCAGAACCCGCTGTGTTGCAAGAGGTTCGACCTGCAGAACCCAGACCGTCTGATGACAAACGGGTTTTGTCGGAGGTGACGAACACGGGTATAAACACAGAGGCGGATACCAGGGCGCATTCGGCTGATTGTAATAAGGATACAAAGGGCACGATACCGCAGGCTGAACGTGTTGCTGTTACTCAGAAAGACATGGAACCAACAGCTGATGCTTGCAAGCGCTCCGAGTCTGGCGATTCGTCAAAGACATTGCCACCAAACCAAGTTGCCTCACCCGTGGATGCGCCCACCGATTTTGCGGAGGCCGCACCGCCCACAGCACCATCTACGCAACAGAACAGCTGTATGCGGAAGCTGCGCAAAATCTGGGTGAGGGATTACGACAGCCAACTACCATGCGTCACGCGGCTACTGATCGAGATGCATCGCCGGTTCTTTGAGCTTGTTAATGTGGCTGGGCTTACTCTAGAGCGTCTAAAGCAGCTCATAGGCGGCAACGCACTCCCAGACGTGGGCGTGCTGCTGAATGAGCGGCGTAAATCCGTTTTACGGGGCGTTGTGCTCGGGGTCAACCGCAACGACTTCCGTTGCCCGCGCACTGGCGAAGACGTTGACTTCTTCAACAAGTCCGACCTGGGTTACTTGGCAGTTCGTTTCGGCGCAGCACCACCGTCCGTGGAGTGCTCGATGACGCACTACCTGAACAACAACACGTCGGCAGTGGCACCCAAAGCAGGTGTCAAGAGAGTGCACAGCCAGTGGCTGGAGGCATGCATCCACACGTGGAGCCGCGTCGACGAGTCGTTATTCGACCCCGAGACGTGGAAGGAACCGCATCGCACCTTTTGGGATGTTATGAATGCTAAAAAATAATATTCTATCTTAACAGTTCATGCTCGGATACAATATACGTGTCAACGAGTCCGCCAGCGGTTCTGGCAGAATGTGGTTGATCATGTCCAATTCTTCCTGCACTCTGCGCCGCAGCTCCTCGTGCAGCCTACGTTTCGTCTCCATAAGTGTGTCACAGACGAATAACAGTGTCTCCAGGTTGATGACTTCCTGCAGGTCGTTCACGCTGTCCGTGTGCGGCTGCTGTGAATATTGGTGCAGCGCGCGGTGCATCTTCTCCGACCTCCGCTGTATCTCCCTAATACGCACGTCCAGCGCGGTGATAGCCTCCAGGTAGTGGCCCAAGTTCTGCCTACGATTGTCGAAGGTTGCAAATGTGTCCAAGGGTACGTCGAGGGGTCCTTCGCCCTGCATCCGTACCATGCCCTCCTTCTTGTAGTCGCAGCTTGTGGTGTTGTGATAGAACTCCATAGCGTTGGTCGGTAGTACGCGATTCTTGTAATACGTCACCGACGCGGTGCTGAATCCGTCTATGTGTCCCACATGAGTTGATGTGTTCGAGAAGTACTCGGTAGTGGCCGCCGTTGTCTCGCTGCCGCCCTCTACCTCCCCCTCGGATTCACGCTGGCAGAGCTGAATCAGCGAGCGCAGGTCACAGCACTCCCTTGAATTTTGTTCAAGTGAATCCTGTATCACTTTCTGGTCGAAGTCGACACCGCACAAGGACTCGACGAAGTGTGCCAACTTGCTATTTGACATGCGTGGTACGCGCAATCGGCTAGTGCCTTCTTCGTCCGATCCGTTGAGTGCCTCGTCCTTCTGTTTGGCCAGCTGTATGGTGATGTTCTTGGGAATCATGAAAGCGGTTTGCGGGCTGTACAGTGTGTTGTCCGCAAAAACATTCTTGTCCAGCACTGCGCTTAATTTGGAGCCCGTTTCGCTTAGGCAGTCTATGGGATGCCTCAATGATGGGGAGTAAAATGCGCTGGGACCAAAATCGACCTGAGTCTTCGCACAGATTGATTTGACATAATGTATACCATCTAAGACTTCGTTTGCATATGCTTCTGCTGGGTTTTTGCCTCCAAGAATGTTGACCAGCTTTTGCAGGTGCACACTCTTTGCCAGGCGATCATCCGGGATGCACTCTGCGCATTTCTTTAGCACGCGATCCAGAGTGGAAAGTGACGACGACAGGATTCTCCGTTCGTTTGTTTGTGTGCATGAGCGTTTCGACGGGACGCTAGCTTCGTCTCCCAAAGGCCGTCGAATCGGCCGTGACGCCGATTGCTGTGGTACCCTCGTGCCCAAAAACTTGCGGTCAACCACGATGTACTCACTTTCGATGGACTCCAGATTTATTTGGGGAACGAAATCCACGGAAGGCTTCGAAACGAACAGCGACGTCTGCAAATCCTCAATAACGCGATATAGCAGCTTCTGCCTCTGCAAGAACGCTGTTAAATCACCGTCATAAAAGATGGAATTCTTGACCCTGGGGTTGTCTTTCAGCTGCGTAACACCTACGTCATCCTTTGCGCTGCTTCCAGCCTCCGACGTTATATCCGATTCCTCTCTGGATGTCTCCGAAAGCAGGTCCCCCGAGGAGTCGTGCCGGATCATGCATGGCGTTGTGGTGTCTGACCTGTTACTATCAGAAACGAGCTTGTACTCAGTAAGCGTATCAGCTATCCTTTTAAACGACGGCTTCTCCTCAGAACTGTTGTAACGAAAATCCTTAACATTGGGTTTCTCTTTCACTCCGGGATCCACCTCCCCCGCGTTAGCTGCTCCAGAGCTTCCACTGTTACCCGCTGCGCTTGGACTGCTCGCCGCACCGTCACCAAATGCCGCAAAACTGTCTGTCTTCAACGCCCAGTAAGCGATAAAATCATCCGTCGGTACTTCGTGGTACTCTGAGAGCGCTCTCATGAACATGGAGGCGAGGAAGAAGGAACGCTTTTCCCTGTATCTTTTGCAGGAGAAGTGCTTCGCCTTCTTTATGCCATTGTCCATGTATCTGGCGCGCCATTCCTGAGTAATACATTAGAAGGTCACGAGCGAGCGGGGCACGCGAGGTATGATGCAACTACGGCGGAAAACTGCCCTGGGAGGGGCCTAGCTGTGACACATCACGAATGAGCACAACAATGTCATTATTGATATACGTGGAAGGTTACAGTTCGGCTGTCGCGTGCGTTCAGCCGCACCCTTCGACAGGAAACCTACCCTCTTGTTGGAATGGAAGTATAAGTTTATGGGCATAAGAGTGTGCCTCCTCATTTTAAGCCATGAATCATTTTTATTTATTGGTTGCTTCAGTATTATTTTGCTACATTTGTTGCCAACGGCCAACTAGACAATCATCTGTGTGTTTTCCTCTGGTGGTGGCGCAACACCACTAAAAGAGAGCAGCAGGGAATCTCCCACGCGGAATCccacgctgcgcagcgtgaTAGTATCCGTGGAACGGTGTAATTTGTAGGAGTGAATTGCGCCCAATGTATCTCGGGCGGCGTTGTTTCTATGGAAGGTCCACGTGCCTTCCTTGTGCCTTGAGGCCTCACATAGGTCCTTCAccaagttgaccaaatCCCGTAGAGTATTGTCAGCCCAGATATACAGCTCCAATTTTTCTATGGAATCCGATGACTCTATGCGTCGCTGGAGAGATTCATGATCTTCATCGGGGTCACACGGCTTCCCCGCCGCTTCATCCATGAATGCGTAGATGCGCAATAGGAAAGGGCTGTGGACCTTCCTGTCCACACTGGCCACTTTCTGCAGCTCCTGGCGGGTTTTTTGGCCGACTCTCCTTGCGTAAGGCCTCAATGGTCGTATAGGCGCTTCCCTACCACGCGTCACCAGTTGACGCATTCGCGTTCTGTCGCGATCCACCGCGTCTAGTCGGCTGCGATATGGTTTCAAGGGAGCTCGAGCAACTCTTCGATTGTCGCGTGAGTCAACGGCACGCTGGTCACGGCCACGCCGTCGAGGCGGTGAGTAGCTGGTACTGGTCGACGACCTGCGGCGGTAATTGGAACGCGAATCCACCGAAATGCTCCGACTTTTTCGGTGATCCCTACCGCGGCGAGTTCTCGATTTCGAAAGCTGGCGGCGCGGACGTGAGCGCGACCTGCTACTGTACGATGAGCTGTGCGAATACGACGATACAGAGCGTGACACACGCTTTCTACGTGATCGCACTGGGCTGCGGGAGCGTATCCTGGACCGTTGTATAGACCTAGACCTAGATCTAGATTCGCTTATATCCCGACCATATCGCCTTCTAGGTTTAGAATACGAACGTGAACGTGACGAAGATCCTCGGGAGTCCGATTGGCGGCGCCTCGTGCGCAACTCCGGCGATGATTCCGTAGAGCTGCGAGCGTACTGCCGCGGCTCTTCTGTTCTATTCTTGCTGTAATGTGAGCTTGACCGTTTCACGTCGTTGCTGAAGCTCCGGCTGACGCTCATGGAGCGGCTCGAACTGCTAATGCTCCTCATATTA
This genomic stretch from Babesia bigemina genome assembly Bbig001, chromosome : III harbors:
- a CDS encoding protein phosphatase family protein, putative, translating into MNTGEPTNVDTEDDLEDWLESELLPAGAITVPEDLHLPSKIRWIVSDGANVVENQVLATFSFVENASGIGKEHVKSTNSDDGVEVASIVSGREDTDTSRSLPSESGDACVSTKAYELDGPSHRSSLSNTQADTTDSKAVISALTNGSRGVSIELVGRATEGSFVLRSVRHGTLRHRVPTDTVIEDYSAVLGTIESVQCEHSVVIHGLCVTCCQVVDDASTKRRQDVAPGNSKRQSPGDKPSDAPEMVVPGFITNNNAVLVDAKMSNEMELMELLRLLRKKKLCLVLDLDNTLIHSSCAKPPDDIDIPFIDMYSRSQGYKLHFDSEEDNRRYEAELESSILITRTLNEQDGRFFVNYYKLRPGVYEFLRNASERYELYLFTMGTRTHAQAALRILDPKGLLFGSRVFSRSETNNSYKSLCRIFPNYRNLLLILDDSEHIWMNPPGLIKVYPYYYFTDMSLIRNRDSRNLGRVSAALQAHCNYSNYVWHSLIMEIWNESESRERVTRDDDGFTIPMNLKMPKKRSPSFRYNNLLIANCRPSNIYRDTAGADSASVTQRLSDSAAARAEPAVLQEVRPAEPRPSDDKRVLSEVTNTGINTEADTRAHSADCNKDTKGTIPQAERVAVTQKDMEPTADACKRSESGDSSKTLPPNQVASPVDAPTDFAEAAPPTAPSTQQNSCMRKLRKIWVRDYDSQLPCVTRLLIEMHRRFFELVNVAGLTLERLKQLIGGNALPDVGVLLNERRKSVLRGVVLGVNRNDFRCPRTGEDVDFFNKSDLGYLAVRFGAAPPSVECSMTHYLNNNTSAVAPKAGVKRVHSQWLEACIHTWSRVDESLFDPETWKEPHRTFWDVMNAKK
- a CDS encoding Sin3 associated polypeptide p18 (SAP18), putative codes for the protein MRSISSSSRSMSVSRSFSNDVKRSSSHYSKNRTEEPRQYARSSTESSPELRTRRRQSDSRGSSSRSRSYSKPRRRYGRDISESRSRSRSIQRSRIRSRSPVRSRRKRVSRSVSSYSHSSSYSSRSRSRPRRQLSKSRTRRGRDHRKSRSISVDSRSNYRRRSSTSTSYSPPRRRGRDQRAVDSRDNRRVARAPLKPYRSRLDAVDRDRTRMRQLVTRGREAPIRPLRPYARRVGQKTRQELQKVASVDRKVHSPFLLRIYAFMDEAAGKPCDPDEDHESLQRRIESSDSIEKLELYIWADNTLRDLVNLVKDLCEASRHKEGTWTFHRNNAARDTLGAIHSYKLHRSTDTITLRSVGFRVGDSLLLSFSGVAPPPEENTQMIV